Proteins from a genomic interval of Watersipora subatra chromosome 10, tzWatSuba1.1, whole genome shotgun sequence:
- the LOC137406858 gene encoding uncharacterized protein: MGPKKGAAKSTENSDQEAGPKLIDIDEKLNLILTKLGNIEFRLNLIESKQSDFEKSLNHVHQENEGIQLKQRDLSKSIVEIESKIGKLEGLESRIEAAEYAERAKCVELNGIPYDKSENLNLAYQKLLSSFKSDKLPTTIDKIYRIRQSKRIIIKFTQTNQRNEFFQQYRKNIQSLSALGFKETGRIYINEVLSRAQSTLFWKTRQFKVEYNYKYVWTSNQRIYLRKTPDSDAIPINSEDDLETLKLL, translated from the coding sequence ATGGGACCTAAAAAGGGAGCAGCTAAATCGACAGAGAATAGTGATCAGGAAGCCGGTCCAAAGCTTATCGACATTGACGAAAAATTAAACCTAATTCTTACTAAGCTTGGTAATATCGAATTTCGTCTCAATTTAATTGAGAGCAAACAGTCCGATTTTGAAAAGTCTCTCAATCACGTTCATCAAGAAAATGAGGGCATTCAACTCAAGCAGAGAGATTTATCCAAATCCATAGTAGAAATAGAATCTAAAATCGGTAAACTGGAAGGCTTAGAGTCTCGAATTGAAGCAGCAGAGTATGCTGAAAGAGCAAAATGTGTCGAGTTAAATGGGATTCCATATGATAAATCGGAAAATCTGAACCTTGCTTATCAGAAATTGCTAAGTTCCTTCAAATCTGATAAATTACCTACCACCATCGACAAGATATACCGCATTAGACAAAGCAAGCGCATCATCATAAAGTTCACCCAAACCAATCAGCGCAATGAGTTCTTCCAGCAATATCGAAAAAACATTCAATCCCTCTCAGCACTTGGTTTCAAAGAAACAGGAAGGATCTATATCAATGAAGTATTGAGTCGTGCTCAAAGCACACTTTTCTGGAAAACCCGGCAATTTAAAGTGGAATACAACTATAAATATGTGTGGACATCTAATCAAAGAATATATCTGCGTAAAACTCCTGACTCGGATGCCATCCCTATAAACTCTGAAGACGATTTAGAAACGCTAAAACTTCTTTAA